The following are encoded together in the Vigna unguiculata cultivar IT97K-499-35 chromosome 2, ASM411807v1, whole genome shotgun sequence genome:
- the LOC114173624 gene encoding myosin-8-like, producing MYPKDPEFPPAGVDDMTRLAYLHEPGVLQNLHIRYSINEIYTYTGNILIAVNPFQRLPHLTETSTMAKYKAAAFGEQSPHPFAIASSAYRKMINEEKSQSILVSGESGAGKTESTKMLMHYLAFLGGRAATEGRSVEQQVLESNPVLEAFGNAKTVRNNNSSRFGKFVEIQFDQKGRISGAAIRTYLLERSRVCQVSDPERNYHCFYMLCAAPKEESGKYKVGDPRKFHYLNQSNCIELDGLDDSKEYLATKRAMEVVGISADEQDAIFRIVAAVLHLGNIEFIKGAEDELDSSQPKDEKSIYHLKTAAELLMCDVKSLEDSFCKRVMVTRGDTITKSLDPNSAALSRDALAKIVYSRLFDWIVCKINNTIGQDPDSNKLIGVLDIYGFESFKTNSFEQFCINLTNEKLQQHFNQHVFKMEQEEYTKEEINWSYIEFVDNQDVLDLIEKKPGGVIALLDEACMFPRSTHETFAEKLYQTFKDNKRFSKPKLSRTDFTINHYAGDVTYQTDFFLDKNKDYVVPEHAALLSASKCSFVSGLFPPLPEETTKSTKFSSIATQFKLQLQSLLETLNATEPHYIRCVKPNNLLKPGIFENNNVLQQLRCGGVMEAIRISCAGYPTRKTFDEFVQRFTILEPSVLKACPDEMTACKRLLDRANLKDYQVGKTKVFLRAGQMAELDACRAEVLGLSASVIQRRARTYICRKQYVLLQLSAVELQRVAKGQLARRRYECMRREAASIKLQKDFRMYVSRKAYTTKYASSICIQTGMRGMAARNDLRFRRRTKAAIIIQARQRCHSARTYHLKLKKAAIFAQCSWRRTIARRELRKLKMAAREQKALEEAKSNLEKQVKELISSLEEEKAMRTQEAEKLQNALKEMELQFQEIQEAKTQETEKLQDALKEMEAALIQEQEAAKKLAEQTPSMQEKSVNDVDHELISKLTAENGQLKGQVNSLEIKIDETERKYEECNRISEERMSQIIETESKMIEIKTNMQRLEEKVSDMETENQVLRQQTLLSSSSSRRMSGKFSPATVPPVENGQAQQTAAPAKTFGTEDSKVRRSLMERHQESIDVLFKCVTKDLGFCEGKPVAAFTLYNCLLHWKSFEAEKTSIFDRLIQIIGSEIEDPDKNDSMAYWLSNTASLFFHLHRCLRVPTARKPPTPTSFFGRMAQGFRSSNSLSSSAFDVVHQVDAKYPALLFKQQLAAYVEKIYGIVRENFKTDLTPLLSSCIKADRESNDTSQQAGSWVSIMECLNKYLKIMKENYVPNVLVHKLFNQIFQYINVELFNSLLLQGECCTFKHGEYIKSGLAELEGWCNEATEEYIGSSLDELKHATQAVKFLVAEKKEELSYDDLTNDLCPVLSAQQLHRICTLYSDDDDDKKQSVSTDVTTRLKLLMSDDADEDSKTYLLEDNTSHPIIVEEIPSSQDKSPPKVKPPAELLENANFQFLHDYY from the exons ATGTATCCCAAAGATCCAGAATTCCCACCTGCTGGTGTGGACGATATGACAAGACTGGCATATCTGCATGAACCAGGAGTTCTTCAGAATTTGCATATTCGATATTCCATAAATGAGATTTAT ACATACACGGGAAATATATTGATAGCTGTGAACCCTTTTCAAAGGTTACCTCATTTGACTGAAACTAGTACCATGGCAAAGTATAAAGCTGCGGCTTTTGGTGAGCAGAGCCCGCATCCTTTTGCAATTGCAAGTTCTGCATATAG AAAGATGATAAACGAAGAAAAAAGCCAATCTATTTTGGTTAGTGGAGAAAGTGGAGCTGGCAAGACAGAGAGTACAAAGATGCTTATGCATTATCTTGCTTTTTTGGGAGGGAGAGCAGCAACTGAAGGAAGGTCTGTGGAGCAACAAGTTCTCGAG TCCAATCCAGTTTTAGAAGCATTTGGCAATGCAAAGACAGTTAGGAATAATAATTCTAG TCGTTTTGGTAAGTTTGTGGAGATTCAGTTTGATCAAAAGGGGAGAATTTCAGGAGCTGCTATCAGAACATATTTGCTGGAACGATCCCGTGTTTGTCAAGTTTCTGATCCTGAGAGAAACTATCATTGCTTTTATATGTTGTGTGCTGCACCAAAAGAG GAATCTGGTAAATACAAAGTGGGAGATCCAAGAAAATTCCATTACCTTAATCAATCAAATTGCATTGAGCTGGATGGGTTGGATGATTCTAAGGAGTACCTTGCAACTAAGAGAGCTATGGAGGTTGTTGGGATCAGCGCAGATGAGCAG GATGCTATATTTCGAATAGTAGCTGCAGTACTTCATTTAGGAAACATTGAGTTTATTAAGGGAGCGGAAGATGAGTTGGATTCCTCACAGCCCAAGGATGAAAAATCCATTTATCACCTAAAAACAGCAGCAGAGCTTTTGAT GTGTGATGTGAAGTCCCTTGAAGACTCTTTCTGCAAACGTGTTATGGTGACTCGTGGTGACACCATAACAAAATCACTTGATCCAAATTCTGCAGCCCTCAGCAGAGATGCATTGGCTAAAATAGTTTATTCAAGGCTTTTTGACTG GATTGTGTGCAAGATCAACAACACTATTGGGCAAGATCCAGATTCAAATAAATTGATTGGAGTTCTAGATATATATGgatttgagagtttcaaaaCCAACAG CTTTGAGcaattttgtatcaatttgACAAATGAGAAATTACAGCAGCATTTCAACCag CACGTTTTCAAAATGGAGCAAGAGGAATATACAAAGGAAGAGATTAATTGGAGTTATATTGAGTTCGTTGATAACCAAGATGTTCTTGATCTCATAGAGAAG AAACCTGGTGGTGTTATTGCTCTCCTGGATGAGGCCTG TATGTTTCCAAGATCAACGCATGAAACATTTGCTGAAAAGCTATACCAAACCTTTAAAGACAACAAACGCTTCAGCAAGCCAAAGTTGTCTCGCACAGACTTTACCATTAACCACTATGCCGGTGAT GTCACCTATCAAACTGATTTTTTCcttgataaaaataaagactacGTTGTTCCAGAGCATGCTGCTCTACTCAGTGCTTCGAAGTGCTCCTTTGTTTCAGGGTTGTTCCCTCCTTTACCCGAGGAAACTACAAAATCGACAAAGTTTTCTTCTATAGCCACTCAGTTTAAG CTACAACTTCAATCTTTGCTCGAAACACTAAACGCTACCGAGCCTCACTATATTCGTTGTGTAAAGCCAAATAATCTTCTGAAGCCTGGAATATTCGAGAACAATAATGTGTTGCAGCAGCTTCGATGTGGA GGAGTAATGGAGGCAATTCGGATCAGTTGTGCTGGATATCCCACCAGAAAAACCTTTGATGAATTTGTTCAGCGGTTTACCATCCTGGAACCTTCGGTTCTGAAAGCATG CCCTGATGAGATGACGGCTTGCAAGAGGCTTCTAGATAGAGCGAACCTTAAAGACTATCAG GTTGGAAAGACAAAAGTGTTTCTGAGAGCAGGTCAAATGGCAGAACTAGATGCATGTCGTGCTGAGGTCCTTGGATTGTCTGCAAGTGTTATTCAGAGAAGAGCCCGCACGTATATCTGTCGGAAACAATACGTCTTATTACAGTTGTCGGCCGTAGAACTTCAAAGGGTTGCGAAAG GACAACTTGCACGACGTCGGTATGAATGCATGAGGAGGGAAGCCGCTTCTATAAAACTTCAGAAAGATTTCCGCATGTATGTTTCCAGAAAGGCTTACACAACTAAATATGCCTCGTCTATTTGTATTCAAACTGGTATGCGAGGGATGGCTGCTAGAAATGATCTTAGATTCAGGAGACGGACAAAAGCTGCAATTATTATTCAG GCTCGGCAAAGATGTCATTCAGCTCGTACTTATCACCTGAAGCTAAAGAAAGCAGCAATTTTTGCACAGTGTTCGTGGAGGAGAACAATAGCACGGAGAGAACTTCGAAAGCTTAAAATG GCTGCCAGGGAACAAAAAGCACTTGAAGAGGCAAAAAGTAATCTGGAAAAGCAAGTCAAAGAACTAATTTCATCtctagaagaagaaaaggcgATGAGG ACACAGGAAGCTGAAAAACTACAAAATGCTTTGAAAGAGATGGAGCTTCAGTTCCAAGAAATTCAGGAAGCCAAGACACAAGAAACTGAAAAACTACAAGATGCTTTGAAAGAGATGGAGGCAGCGCTCATTCAGGAACAAGAAGCTGCCAAGAAATTAGCTGAGCAGACCCCAAGTATGCAGGAGAAATCTGTTAATGATGTTGACCATGAATTGATCAGTAAGCTTACAGCAGAAAATGGACAACTCAAG GGTCAGGTTAATTCATtggaaataaaaattgatgaaacaGAGAGGAAATATGAAGAATGTAACAGGATTAGTGAGGAGCGCATGAGTCAAATTATAGAGACAGAATCAAAGATGATTGAGATAAAGACAAATATGCAGAG GCTTGAAGAAAAAGTATCCGATATGGAAACTGAGAATCAAGTTTTGCGGCAGCAAACCTTGTTGAGTTCATCATCATCCAGAAGAATGTCAGGAAAGTTTTCCCCTGCTACAGTTCCG CCTGTGGAAAATGGACAG GCACAACAGACTGCTGCTCCTGCAAAAACATTCGGTACAGAGGATAGTAAAGTAAGGAGGTCTCTTATGGAGAGACATCAA GAGAGCATAGATGTTCTTTTCAAATGCGTGACAAAAGATCTCGGGTTCTGTGAAGGGAAACCTGTTGCAGCATTTACCCTTTACAATTGTCTGCTACATTGGAAATCTTTTGAAGCAGAAAAAACAAGCATATTTGATCGTCTTATTCAGATTATTGGTTCTGAAATAGAG GATCCAGACAAAAATGATTCTATGGCTTATTGGCTATCCAACACAGCTTCTTTGTTTTTCCATCTTCATCGATGTTTAAGAGTACCTACAGCGCGGAAACCACCCACTCCGACATCATTTTTTGGGAGAATGGCCCAG GGTTTTCGCTCATCTAATAGTCTTTCCAGCAGTGCTTTTGATGTAGTGCATCAGGTTGATGCCAAGTATCCAGCTTTGCTTTTCAAGCAACAGCTTGCAGCTTACGTGGAAAAGATTTATGGAATCGTTCGAGAAAATTTCAAGACAGATTTGACACCTCTGCTTTCTTCTTGCATTAAG GCAGATAGAGAATCAAATGACACCAGCCAACAAGCTGGTTCTTGGGTCAGCATTATGGAGTGCCTTAATAAATATCTCAAGATTATGAAAGAAAACTAT GTGCCTAATGTTCTAGTTCACAAgctatttaatcaaatttttcaaTACATCAATGTGGAACTCTTTAATAG CCTTCTTTTGCAAGGAGAGTGCTGCACATTCAAGCATGGAGAATATATAAAATCAGGTTTGGCTGAACTAGAAGGATGGTGTAATGAAGCAACGGAAGAG TACATTGGCTCATCTTTGGATGAACTCAAACATGCAACACAAGCAGTTAAATTCTTG GTTGCAGAAAAGAAGGAAGAGCTATCTTATGATGATCTTACAAACGACCTATGCCCT GTCCTGAGTGCtcaacaacttcatagaatatGTACACTTTActctgatgatgatgatgacaaaAAACAAAGTGTATCAACAGAT GTCACCACTAGATTGAAGCTTCTTATGTCAGATGATGCAGATGAAGATAGTAAAAcctacttgttggaggacaacaCAAG CCATCCTATCATAGTTGAAGAGATCCCTTCTTCTCAAGATAAGAGCCCTCCAAAAGTAAAACCTCCTGCAGAACTTCTTGAGAATGCAAACTTCCAATTTCTGCATGACTATTATTAG